The following nucleotide sequence is from Paracrocinitomix mangrovi.
GCCATTTGCCGTAGGTGTAACAGTAATAGTTTGAGTTGAATCACATCCATTAGGGGAAGTATAGGTGACACTTTGTGTTCCTGAGGCAGGATTAAAAGTATTCCCACTCACTCCAGTTCCGCTCCATGTTCCTCCGGCATCTCCTGTTATTAATGCATTTAGATTAATTGGACCATCTGTTGAACAAGCTGTTGTTGTTGTCCATCCGGCATTACATGGTGTGATTGCAGGTTGTACTACAAAATCATCCACATAGTAATACACTGTTGAATATGATCCTGCTCCTGCAGCAACTGTATTTGTATTTACATCTGTATAAAAATTACCAATGGTCATATACAATTCACCTCCAGTGGCTGTATACTGAAAATTTAACTGTTGCCAATTTGTTTTATCTGTGATCATTGTAGTATTTACTATGTCTGGAGTAATTGTAGTAATTGGATTCCAGTTACCACCAGTTCCGGAAACAACAGTATTAGAAAAATAAAGCTGTAAAGCGTTATCTGATCCATATTGTGAATTATCAGATAAAGAAACCCAGAAAGAAATATCATATGTGGTTCCGGCTACCATTGCAGAAGTAAACGTACAATAGGTATATTCTCTAAAACTTGGGGTTGATTGATAATAAGATGCAAATCCAAAATATCCGACCCCTGAATGTGCATTTTGAGTTCCAAAAGCATTATTTGGTACATCCACATTAGTATTATTGCAGGCGTTGATACAGTCTGCAGATCCGGTGTGATTGGGAATTTTATCCCATCCAACTAAATTACCAACTTGTGCAACACCTGTAGGGCATGAAGTGTACTGTTCCAAATCTGGATTAGGCACAATATTTTGAGCATTTGTAGTAAACACAAGACTACAAATTAGCAAGCAGCTAAGTATAATTTTAGACATACGATTCTATATACTAGGGTTCTAAGTCTGTGAAATTTACGAAAAATAAATCTACAGCCAAAACAAAAGAAAAGTACGATTATCTAATTAAAGAAATGTTTCCTTTCTGATTAACTGGTTCTCCATTGATTAGATAACCATCTAGAACATAAACAAACACTGCTGAATTCAATGCTTTTCCTTTCCAGGTTCCATCCCAACAGATATTCATGTTATTGGTTTCATAAACACGCTCTCCCCATCTGTTGTAAATGGTAAAGGTCATGGTTTTGATACAATCACTGTAAACACACAACACATCATTCTCCCCATCATTATTAGGGCTAAATGCAGATGGTACAAATACATCCCCACATACAATCTCTACAAACATGGTCATACACTCTGTACTTACGCAACCATTGGCATCTTGAGCTGTTACACAATAGTATGTGTCTTGTATTGGATTAGCTATTGGATTTGGACAATCTGAACAGCTTAAATCTTCATCCGGTGTCCAGCTATAACTTACTCCTCCACTTGCTATCAGTTGTGCTTCATCTCCATAATGGATAGTAGTATCATTACTGATTTCTATTATTGGTGCATCCCATACATTTACAAAGATCGAATCTGTTGCTGTACATCCATTAGCATCCGTCACTATTACAGTAGCCATGGCTGAATCTATACCTGTTGCCGTTGCTGTTGTACTTGATACCGGTGACCAGTTATAACTAAATCCACCTACTCCTCCGGTTGCTGCTACTGTTGCCGAACCTAAATCAGGATAACATGCATTTTGAGCAGTCATAGTTAACAAGATTTCTGCCGGTTCTATAATAGTTACAGACTCTTGAACAGTGCATCCACCATCAACATCTGTCACAGTAACAATATAAGTTCCTGATGCTAATCCTGATGCCGTAGTTGAAGTTTGGGGTAGTGTACTATTCCAGCTATAAGTGTAATTTCCTGAACCTCCACTTACACTCACTGTTGCCTGACCATCTGTTGCTCCAAAACATGATGCCTGGGTTGAAGTTATGGTTGCTACAGGGTTATATACTGTTATTGTTTGAGTAGATGTAGCAGAACAACTTCCAGCAGTAACTGTGTAGGTTACGCTTTGAGTTCCAAAAAACGGGTCAAAAACATTTCCGCTTACTCCCGTTCCACTCCAAGTTCCTCCAGTATCTCCAGTAATTTGATTATTTAAATTAACTGGGGCACTTGAAGTACACAGCATTGTAGTTGTCCATGAAGGATCAGGTGTAGGTGTTACGTCTATATTTTGAGTAATTGCATCTTGACATCCTCCTGTTCCAACTGTATATGTAATACTTTGAGTCCCTGATGAAGGGTCAAACATATTTCCGGTAACGCCAGTTCCAGACCAAGTTCCTCCACTCATATTAACACTTAAAGTATTTAAATCTATTGGCGAATCAGACTGACAAACTCCTGCTGGAGGTGTCCATGTGGCATCACCCGTAACATCAACTGAAATAGCTTGAGTTGATGAAGCATCACAAGGTGCAGTACCAACAGTATAAGTCAACGACTGTGTACCCACAGATGGATCAAACATACTACCTGTTACTCCGGTTCCTGACCAAGTTCCCCCAGCAGTTCCAGTAATCAATGTATTCAAATCAATTGCTGCGTCTCCATCACAAACTCCAGTTGCTGGTGTCCAAGCTGCATCTGCCTGAGTTGTAACAGTTATTGTTTGAGTTGAAGATGCGTCACACGGGGCTGTACCAACTGCATAAGTAATTGATTGTGTCCCTACAGATGGGTCAAACATATTTCCAGTTACTCCGGTTCCTGACCAGGTTCCTCCAGCTGTTCCAGTAACCAGGGTATTCAAATTGATTGCAGCTGAACTTGTACAAACTCCTGCTGGTGGCGTCCAAGTAGCAGTTGTGATTGTACCAACATTTATTGTTTGAGTCAATGAATTATCGCAAGGTGCACTACCAACAGCATAAGTAATACTTTGGGTTCCTACAGACGGGTCAAACATACTTCCGGTAATCCCAGTTCCTGACCAGGTTCCACCAGTTGTTCCAGTAATAAAAGTGTTTAAATCAATTGGAGTACCCGAATTACATAATCCGGTTGGAATTGTCCAACTTGCATCTGCTTGCGCCCCAACGGTAATTGTTTGAGTTGAAGATGCATCACATGGAGCCGTTCCTACGGTGTAAGTTACACTTTGTGTACCTACCGAAGGGTCAAACATACTTCCAGAAACCCCGGTTCCAGACCAGGTTCCTCCAGCTGTCCCAGTAACTAAGGTACTTAAATCAACTAAAGCAGAACTAGTACATAAACCAGAAGGAGGCGTCCAAGTAGCAGTAGTAGTTGTACCGACTGTTATAGTTTGTGTTAATGAGTTATCACAAGGTGCTGTTCCTACCTGATAAGTAATTGACTGTGTTCCTGAAG
It contains:
- a CDS encoding gliding motility-associated C-terminal domain-containing protein is translated as MKLKKIALLGLSLISMFASIAQTVTNGSVTGAPAANSGINGGNAAGWSGCGFSPDLCDVGFPSYSGNSNVAPSPSPDGGTWLGMASLDECAQTTITGLTAGTTYTLCFYGACFGSGTSIFNGGPAQPTITIGGTSQSFVIPQAANTWTLYTMTFTATAGTMTLQCVAPNVSASVWSSPAAFYVALDGFTISTPGGSATWTNPSPLCSSQAPINLDALVTGTAGGVWSGTGVSGSTFNPGVGTQSVTYTVNPGSCNEVVSTQTITVTAGSNGSWTIPTNLCDNDAPINLNTFITGDAGGTWSGTGVSGTMFDPAVGTQSITYSVGTAPCDDVVTQTITVGTFGNASWTPPTGLCTSSALVDLSTLVTGTAGGTWSGTGVSGNMFDPAAGTQSVTYSAGTAPCNATSTQTITVGAQADASWTIPTGLCNSGAPIDLNTFITGTTGGSWSGTGVTGSMFDPASGTQSITYQVGTAPCDNSLTQTITVGTTTTATWTPPSGLCTSSALVDLSTLVTGTAGGTWSGTGVSGSMFDPSVGTQSVTYTVGTAPCDASSTQTITVGAQADASWTIPTGLCNSGTPIDLNTFITGTTGGTWSGTGITGSMFDPSVGTQSITYAVGSAPCDNSLTQTINVGTITTATWTPPAGVCTSSAAINLNTLVTGTAGGTWSGTGVTGNMFDPSVGTQSITYAVGTAPCDASSTQTITVTTQADAAWTPATGVCDGDAAIDLNTLITGTAGGTWSGTGVTGSMFDPSVGTQSLTYTVGTAPCDASSTQAISVDVTGDATWTPPAGVCQSDSPIDLNTLSVNMSGGTWSGTGVTGNMFDPSSGTQSITYTVGTGGCQDAITQNIDVTPTPDPSWTTTMLCTSSAPVNLNNQITGDTGGTWSGTGVSGNVFDPFFGTQSVTYTVTAGSCSATSTQTITVYNPVATITSTQASCFGATDGQATVSVSGGSGNYTYSWNSTLPQTSTTASGLASGTYIVTVTDVDGGCTVQESVTIIEPAEILLTMTAQNACYPDLGSATVAATGGVGGFSYNWSPVSSTTATATGIDSAMATVIVTDANGCTATDSIFVNVWDAPIIEISNDTTIHYGDEAQLIASGGVSYSWTPDEDLSCSDCPNPIANPIQDTYYCVTAQDANGCVSTECMTMFVEIVCGDVFVPSAFSPNNDGENDVLCVYSDCIKTMTFTIYNRWGERVYETNNMNICWDGTWKGKALNSAVFVYVLDGYLINGEPVNQKGNISLIR